Below is a genomic region from Thermochromatium tepidum ATCC 43061.
TGCTCGTGGTGGCGGGTCTGGGCTGGCTGGGCTATGCCAACGGGCTCATGATCAAGGAGGCCGCAATCGCCCTGGTGGTCGGCATCGGTATCCTGCCGCTGATGGTCACGCTCTTGGTGCTGGTCGTGATCGAGTCCGATGCGCTCTATCACGCCAATCAGGCCCAGCTCCCGGACTGGGTCGTCGCGCGTTTTCCACCTCCGTCCGGCGACCCTTGATACCGGTTTGGCTTCGAGCGCGCTCTCCGGTAAACTTCCAAGACTTTATCGCTTAAGGTGGCGCATGGGTCTTCTCGCGATCATCGGCGGCTCGGGATTTTCGAGCCTTCCGTCTCTGACAGTGCTTGAATCCAGGTCGGTCGAGACGCCCTATGGGGCGACCTCGGCGGCGGTTGCGCGCGGGCGGCTTGCCGAGTGCGAGGTGCTGTTCCTGCCGCGTCATGGACCCTCGCATCATCTGCCGCCGCATCGCGTCAACTATCGCGCCAATCTCTGGGCGCTTCGCGCCTCGGGGGCCGATCGCGTCATTGGGCTGGCGTCCGTCGGCGGGATCACGCCGAGCTTCGGCCCGGGCACGCTGGCGGTCCCGGACCAGATCATCGACTATACCTACGGACGCGAGCATACGATCTATGACGGCCTCGCGGGGGGCATCGAGCACATCGATTTCACCGAACCTTACTGTGAGTCGCTGCGCCAGGCCCTGATCTCGGCCTGTGCGCGCGTGGGCGAGACTGTGGTGGCGCGCGGGACCTATGCCGCAACCCAGGGGCCGCGTCTGGAGTCGGCCGCCGAGATCCGGCGTCATGAACGGGATGGATGCGACATGGTTGGTATGACGGGCATGCCCGAGGCGGGTCTCGCACGCGAACTCGGTCTCTGCTATGCCAGTCTGGCCTTCGTCGTCAATTGGGCCGCCGGTAAGAGTGGCAACGTCATTACCATGAAGGAGATCGAGGACAATCTGGCCCTGTGTGTCGAGCGGGTGTCGACGGTCCTGGAGGCCGTGGCGGGCGCCGATTGACGTCTTTAAGGGCCTGGATCGATGGACATTGGCTCCAATCACTGATCGAAGATCCAACATTTCGCCTATTCGCAGGAGAAAACAGAATGTCCGACTCTGAAGAAAAGAAACCGTCTCGTTCGGGTCTCGGCTGGTTTCCAAAACTCATCCTCTGGGCGGCGGTCATCGGCTTTGGCTATGTCTATCTCAGCTCGGTCGATCGCGAGAGTGGCACCATCACGGCTTCATCCATGCTCGACTCGATCGCCAAGCTGAATCCGGTCCCGCTGTCGTCGCTGCCGGGTTTCTCCGGCAAAGAAGAGCCCGCCGCCGAGTTGTCCAAGACGGACCAGACGGAGAACACCGCATCCAAGACCGAAGCCCCCGCCAAGCCGGTGGCTCAGACCGAGGGGACCGCCAAGCCGACCACCTCCACCGAGACCCCCAAGGCGGTCGAGGCGTCCAGGCCCGCGCCCCAGCCGCCGGTCAGCTATGCCTCCGTTGCCCTGAAGGCACCGGCTGAACCCGCGCCGGCTCCAGCGGCCCCGGCTACAACCGAGAAGCCGGCGCCGACCGCGCCTGGGGCGGCAACGACCGAGAAGCCGGCCGCGCCTGCGGTGGTGGCAACCGAAAAGCCCGCGCCGGCCCCGACCGCGCCTGCGGCGGCAACGACCGAGAAGCCGGCCGCGCCTGCGGTGGTGGCAACCGAAAAGCCCGCGCCGGCCCCGCAGGCCTCCCAGTCGGCACCGATGTCACCACCCGCCGCCATTCCTGCTCCGGGCGAGTCCACCCCCATGGCGCGGATGCCAAGCCCCGAATGGGCTGCTCAGCGTGAGCAGCAGCGCGCCGAGATGATGGCCCAGTACGAGGCCATGCGTCGTGCGGCCGACGAGTGGAGGCGCCAGTACTGGGACCGGATGCGTGAGTCCATGCCCATGCCCATGCCGGTGATGCCCTATGGCTACCCAGTTTATGCACCTGGTTATGTGCCCGGCGTCTATGGTCCGGCGGTGCGCTGAGTCGACTGCTTCAGCGTGGTGTCTGCACTGGGCAGCCGGTAAGGTTGTCAGGTCGCAAGGATCGGACGCGAGGTATGTGCGCCCCCAGGCTTCTAGCCTGGGCGGGCGCACCCTCTCCTCGATGGGCGCCTTGAAATTACATGAATGGGGGCGTATAGTTTGCCCCCTTATAAGGAACAGGCGGATCCTGTAACACAGAATCGTCTCCATAAGACCCCGTTACGGGGTTTTTTTATCGCTCGCGAAATGGCGCCGATCGTCCGGAAGCCTGTGGGCAGGGTTATGCGGTTGGGCCTATGGCCCAATTTTTGTTTTTACGTGGCGCACAGTATGCAAGCAGCCGACAGCCAACTCACTCTCCTCGCCCGACGCGTCGTCGAGCCTCTTGGCTACGAGCTCGTTGGCGTCGAGTATTTCCGGAAGGGCGGCGGAGCGACGCTACGGGTCTACATCGATCATGAGCGCGGCATCACCCTGGACGATTGCGCGGCGGTCAGTCATCAGCTGAGCGGCGTCTTGGATGTCGAGGATCCGATCGCGGATCAGTACGACCTCGAAGTCTCCTCGCCTGGTCTGGATCGTCCACTGGTGTTTCCCGAGCACTTCGCGCGCTTTGCTGGATCTCGGGTTCGGATTCGTCTGAACGAAAAGGTGGAGGGACGGCGCAAGCTGGAAGGCATCCTCCTGGGGCGGGTGCCGGGCGGCATCGCACTGCGCACCGAGGAGCGTGATTGGGAGATCCCCTTGACGAGCATCGAGTCAGCCCGCCTGAGCCCAGACTTCCCGGGGCGTCCGGGTTCGCGTTGATCCCGTCGTTTTTCACTCTGGCCGCGGTTCAAGCTGGATATTGGTGGAATGAGCAAAGAGATCCTGAATGTCGTTGAAGCCATCTCCAACGAGAAGGACGTCCCCGAAAGCGTGATCTTCGAGGCGATCGAGGCGGCGCTCGCCTCGGCGACCCGCAAGAAGTATGGCAGTGAGATCGACGTGCGTGTGACCATCGATCGCAAGACCGGACACTATCGTTCCTTCCGGCGCTGGGAGGTGGTTCCAGATCCCGAGGACGGTCGGCTGGAGGCCCCATCACGTCAGATTACCGCCTCGGCTGCGGCCATCCTGGAACCGGATCTGCGCGTCGGCGACTTTATGGAAGAAGAGATCGAGCCCGAGGTCTTCGGTCGCATCGCCGCCCAGATTGCCAAGCAGGTCATTGTCCAGAAGGTGCGCGATGCCGAACGCGCCAAGATCGTCGACGCCTTCGCCGCGCGCCGGGGCCAGCTCGTGACCGGTGTCGTCAAGAAGACAGAGCGCGGTGCCATCCTGCTTGATCTGGGCAACAATGCTGAGGCGCTCATCCCGCGCGATCACGTCATCCCGCGTGAGTCGGTGCGTCCTGGGGATCGACTGCGCGGCTATCTCTATGATGTGCGCGCCGAGCAGAAGGGACCGCAGCTCTTTGTCAGCCGGACCATGCCGGAGTTTTTGATCGAACTTTTCAAGCTTGAGGTGCCCGAGGTCGGCGAGGGTCTGATCGAGATCCTGGGGGCGGCCCGCGATCCGGGTGTGCGCGCCAAGATCGCGGTGCGCACCCGCGACCCACGCATCGATCCGGTCGGTGCCTGTGTCGGCATGCGCGGCTCGCGCGTGCAGGCCGTCTCCAACGAGCTCAACGGCGAGCGCGTCGACATCATCCTCTGGGACGAGAACCCGGCTCAGTTCGTCATCAATGCCATGTCGCCGGCAGATGTGGTCTCCATCGTCATCGACGAGGAGGCACGCAGCATGGACGTTGCTGTCAAGGAAGAGAATCTGGCCCAGGCCATCGGGCGTTCCGGTCAGAATGTTCGTCTGGCCGCCCAGCTGACCGGTTGGGAACTGAACGTCATGAACG
It encodes:
- the rimP gene encoding ribosome maturation factor RimP; its protein translation is MQAADSQLTLLARRVVEPLGYELVGVEYFRKGGGATLRVYIDHERGITLDDCAAVSHQLSGVLDVEDPIADQYDLEVSSPGLDRPLVFPEHFARFAGSRVRIRLNEKVEGRRKLEGILLGRVPGGIALRTEERDWEIPLTSIESARLSPDFPGRPGSR
- a CDS encoding S-methyl-5'-thioinosine phosphorylase is translated as MGLLAIIGGSGFSSLPSLTVLESRSVETPYGATSAAVARGRLAECEVLFLPRHGPSHHLPPHRVNYRANLWALRASGADRVIGLASVGGITPSFGPGTLAVPDQIIDYTYGREHTIYDGLAGGIEHIDFTEPYCESLRQALISACARVGETVVARGTYAATQGPRLESAAEIRRHERDGCDMVGMTGMPEAGLARELGLCYASLAFVVNWAAGKSGNVITMKEIEDNLALCVERVSTVLEAVAGAD
- the nusA gene encoding transcription termination factor NusA encodes the protein MSKEILNVVEAISNEKDVPESVIFEAIEAALASATRKKYGSEIDVRVTIDRKTGHYRSFRRWEVVPDPEDGRLEAPSRQITASAAAILEPDLRVGDFMEEEIEPEVFGRIAAQIAKQVIVQKVRDAERAKIVDAFAARRGQLVTGVVKKTERGAILLDLGNNAEALIPRDHVIPRESVRPGDRLRGYLYDVRAEQKGPQLFVSRTMPEFLIELFKLEVPEVGEGLIEILGAARDPGVRAKIAVRTRDPRIDPVGACVGMRGSRVQAVSNELNGERVDIILWDENPAQFVINAMSPADVVSIVIDEEARSMDVAVKEENLAQAIGRSGQNVRLAAQLTGWELNVMNEKDAAAKSEQEARRSAQVFMDQLGIDEGLAMLLVEEGFSSVDEVAYVPLEEMRAIEDLDDETIELLRQRANDALVTRAIANEEVSEVAGLTLLALEGMDEGLAKQLAERGIETLDDLADLAVSDLMEIDGMDEARAARLIMQAREPMFANAPKDIEVQRVSS